A genome region from Macrobrachium rosenbergii isolate ZJJX-2024 chromosome 42, ASM4041242v1, whole genome shotgun sequence includes the following:
- the LOC136828018 gene encoding diphthine methyltransferase, which produces MVYEVNKLFSWDTEYSADSSEFCPIENYHNYLAVGTYQLADKQNEEASSSLSQEETDIPKERLGRLYLKHLRTDEKKLVLVQQIETEAILDMKWCQHRLRGDPVLAVANAAGLLKLYKLRPSNQEFLQLVFWCQHEIEDENTLALSLDWSSGKDASDDPFITVSDSKGKINILQLKGDELTLVQRFHAHDFEAWITAFDYWNPNIVYTGGDDCKFRKYDVRCDPATALLTSRVHNAGVTSIHCSPFSEYLLASGSYDENVNIWDTRKMSSPQTTVSTDGGVWRLKWEPHGKNLLLAACMYNGFHVIENGEDASIVASFMEHKSIAYGSDWWYGKTNNSHIVASASFYDHLLCLWEFAPG; this is translated from the coding sequence ATGGTTTATGAGGTAAACAAGTTGTTCTCATGGGACACAGAGTATAGTGCTGACTCTTCAGAGTTTTGCCCTATTGAGAATTATCACAATTATTTAGCTGTGggaacataccaacttgcagatAAGCAGAATGAAGAAGCCAGCAGTTCACTTTCCCAGGAAGAAACGGACATACCAAAGGAGCGACTTGGTCGCTTGTACTTGAAGCACCTACGAACAGATGAGAAAAAACTTGTTCTTGTCCAACAGATTGAAACAGAAGCAATACTGGACATGAAGTGGTGCCAGCACAGGTTGAGAGGTGACCCTGTTCTAGCTGTTGCAAATGCTGCTGGACTTCTGAAGTTGTATAAGCTCAGACCATCCAACCAAGAATTTCTTCAGTTAGTTTTTTGGTGCCAGCATGAAATTGAAGATGAGAACACACTTGCCTTGTCATTAGATTGGTCCTCTGGAAAGGATGCAAGTGATGATCCATTTATAACTGTTAGTGATTCTAAGGGAAAAATTAACATACTGCAGCTTAAAGGTGATGAATTGACTTTAGTTCAAAGGTTTCATGCGCATGATTTTGAGGCATGGATTACAGCGTTTGATTATTGGAATCCAAACATTGTGTACACTGGGGGGGATGATTGCAAGTTTCGAAAGTATGATGTGCGTTGTGATCCAGCAACTGCCTTGCTAACGAGTAGAGTTCATAATGCTGGAGTGACAAGTATACATTGCAGCCCCTTTTCAGAATATCTCTTAGCAAGTGGCAGTTATGATGAAAATGTCAACATATGGGATACAAGGAAAATGTCCTCCCCACAAACTACAGTGTCAACAGATGGTGGGGTATGGAGGTTGAAATGGGAACCACATGGTAAAAACCTTTTACTTGCTGCGTGCATGTATAATGGCTTTCATGTGATTGAAAACGGTGAGGATGCCAGCATTGTTGCTTCATTTATGGAACACAAGAGCATAGCATATGGTTCAGATTGGTGGTACGGTAAGACTAACAATAGCCATATTGTTGCCTCTGCTTCATTTTATGATCATTTACTCTGTCTTTGGGAGTTTGCCCCAGGTTAG